The Malassezia japonica chromosome 8, complete sequence genome includes a window with the following:
- the ATG7 gene encoding dCMP deaminase (COG:H; EggNog:ENOG503NW0M), with the protein MPRAQFTPFVSQVSPSFWNTLSALKLNEYQLNDQLICAHAEYIPSKTILDRVTGSELGSGCRIRLQGDGICAEEGLAAREKDAKSPRVYGYVKNFNTLQEFKDADKQAYFYQVVDEIWGAITGDASEKRLATVNDPNCFLLLTYADLKSYKYYYWFAFPALLTHAPGWTIEGGDEAWQPAHHHLSQPMLIALMSVLHETPGTTACFVSHLDEESVWFWPLDQGAAYLEQTPEDKRLLLFVDPSPHTQYPGWPLRNMLTCIHVRLQLSTIRVLCWRDLFEADRALLTDTSKAPYPWKSVIGTLSLHAPNDGLAWHGHNTALAARPHAPLPDAVGWERNSQGRLAPKLVSLGAMLDPRYLADRAVDLNLKLMRWRVMPDLALETIQSADTLLIGAGTLGCNVARTLLGWGVRKISFVDSGRVSYSNPVRQSLYEFEDCLNGGKPKAHAAADALRRIFPGVQAEGHQLAVPMPGHPIPPASRASTLDAITQLEQLVAAHDVIFLLTDSREARWLPTLLGASRNKLVINAALGYDSYVVMRHGAYSSKAVTPRAGCYFCNDVVAPVDSLSNRTLDQMCTVTRPGLAGIAGATAVELMVSVLQHPLGAAAPAPAPQRPGMAQSDVQDRTELGIVPHQVRGYLADFTTLTVSNYAFEQCTACSPSVIEAYEKEGHDMICAACNDSDYLEHVSHLDELKRKTDALELELDWSDEEAEGIQ; encoded by the exons ATGCCCAGGGCGCAGTTTACGCCGTTTGTGTCGCAGGTCAGCCCATCGTTCTGGAATACGCTCTCGGCGCTGAAGCTGAATGAGTACCAGCTGAATGACCAGCTGATCTGCGCACATGCCGAGTACATTCCGTCCAAGACGATCCTCGACCGTGTCACGGGGTCGGAGCTGGGGTCGGGGTGCCGCATCCGACTGCAAGGCGACGGGATCTGTGCGGAAGAGGggctggcggcgcgcgagaaGGA TGCAAAGTCGCCGCGTGTGTACGGCTATGTAAAAAACTTTAATACGCTGCAAGAATTCAAGGACGCCGACAAGCAGGCGTACTTTTACCAGGTGGTCGAcgag ATCTGGGGCGCAATCACAGGAGACGCGTCGGAAAAAAGACTCGCGACAGTCAACGATCCCAACTGCTTCTTGCTGCTCACGTACGCGGACCTCAAGTCGTACAAGTACTACTACTGGTTCGCCTTCCCTGCGCTCTTGACACATGCCCCGGGCTGGACGATCGAGGGGGGGGACGAGGCGTGGCAGCCGGCGCACCACCACCTCTCGCAGCCGATGCTCATTGCGCTCATGTCGGTGCTGCACGAGACGCCGGggacgacggcgtgctTCGTCtcgcacctcgacgaggagtcGGTATGGTTTTGGCCGCTCGACCAAGGCGCCGCGTACCTCGAGCAGACACCAGAGGACAAGCGCCTCTTGCTGTTTGTCGACCCTTCGCCCCATACGCAGTACCCTGGGTGGCCGCTACGCAACATGCTCACCTGTATCCACGTGCGGCTGCAGCTCAGCACGATCCGCGTGCTGTGTTGGCGCGACCTCTTTGAGGCggaccgcgcgctgctcacAGATACAAGCAAGGCGCCGTACCCTTGGAAGAGCGTCATTGGTACGCTCTCGCTCCATGCGCCGAACGACGGACTGGCGTGGCATGGACACAATACAGCGCTTGCCGCACGCCCGCATGCCCCGCTTCCGGACGCGGTGGGCTGGGAACGCAACTCGCAAGGGCGCCTCGCACCAAAGCtcgtctcgctcggcgccatGCTCGATCCACGCTacctcgccgaccgcgccgtGGATTTGAATTTAAAGCTCATGCGGTGGCGTGTCATGCCGGATCTCGCGCTCGAAACGATCCAGAGCGCGGATACGCTGCTGATTGGCGCAGGCACGCTGGGGTGCAatgtcgcgcgcacgctgcttgGATGGGGCGTGCGCAAAATCTCATTCGTCGACAGCGGCCGCGTCTCGTACTCGAATCCGGTGCGGCAGTCGCTCTACGAGTTTGAAGACTGCCTGAACGGCGGCAAGCCCAaagcgcacgcggccgccgacgcttTGCGGCGCATCTTTCCCGGCGTCCAGGCCGAAGGgcaccagctcgcggtgcCGATGCCGGGCCACCCCATCCCGCCTgcatcgcgcgcatcgacgctcgacgcaatcacccagctcgagcagctcgtggccgcgcacgacgtcATCTTTTTGCTGACCGActcgcgcgaggcacgcTGGCTGCCGACACTCctgggcgcgtcgcgcaacAAGCTCGTGATCaatgcggcgctgggcTACGACTCGTACGTTGTCatgcgccacggcgcgtACTCCAGCAAGGCCGTGACGCCGCGGGCGGGATGCTACTTTTGCAACGACGTCGTCGCACCGGTCGACTCGCTGTCGAACCGCACGCTGGACCAGATGTGCACCGTGACGCGCCCCGGGCTCGCTGGCATCGCCGGCGCGACCGCCGTGGAGCTCATGGTGTccgtgctgcagcaccctctgggcgccgcggcgcctgcaccggcgcctCAGCGCCCGGGTATGGCACAGAGCGACGTGCAGGaccgcaccgagctcggcatcgtCCCGCACCAGGTGCGCGGCTACCTCGCCGACTTTACCACGCTCACCGTCTCGAATTATGCGTTTGAGCAGTGCaccgcgtgctcgccgtcggtcaTCGAAGCGTACGAGAAAGAGGGACATGACATGATCTGTGCCGCGTGCAACGACTCGGACTACTTGGAGCATGTATCGCACTTGGACGAACTCAAACGAAAAACGGACGCCttggagctcgagctggactggagcgacgaggaggccgagGGAATTCAGTAG
- the NTH1 gene encoding alpha,alpha-trehalase (EggNog:ENOG503NXP5; CAZy:GH37; BUSCO:EOG09260TWS; COG:G), with protein MSVGPELETLVESQLLGEANGPGQHQTGLQDVDSAVDLEPASPMQQRLDPLQHPGMRRTYSMRQQKRRPSKLDEERIIQPRRMSHDAETIEKPLMRQFIVDVEPMMQHVLAQEDTDGDNHISITDSGPKSVSLGTLASNGYKSVEVRGTYMLSNLLQELAIAQDRGEKRVIIDEARLAENPIERLSRMIRDTFWDNLTRRIDADGLEKILTDTKGNSSSNQQIIYVPAKETDMLEYYRRTARERPALKLHVEELPEEITPEYMRSLNPRPGLLAIAMRPRLDPTNGLMDMQGIPFVVPGARFNELYNWDSYFIALGLLEDNRIDLAQGAVEHFIFEIKHYGKILNGNRSYYLLRSQPPFLTDYAIRVYEKKKEELSKSTAEPAAREAAEAENVDFLRRAICAAIKEYHTVWMNSPRFDPGTGLSRYLPEGLGVPPETEPTHFTSVLRPYAEKYGCSVNEFTRKYNSSQVNEPELDEYFKHDRAVRESGHDTSYRLERRCANMATVDLNALLYKYESDIAVVIREVFDDCLELEEDFVLHGPLPPALGQHDERHARATPQRSAEWLARAAFRKEQVDQYCWNEGSGMYFDYDLALKEQSLYESVTTFWTMWSGMASPEQAERMVRKSLPKFEVTGGLVPGTEESRGPISLARPNRQWDYPFAWPPHQILAWVALEKYGYMEDARRLAYRWLYMLVTAFVDFNGVVPEKFDAVALSHLVNAEYGNQGTDFHFVPREGFGWMNASFQFGLTFLTSHMRKAVAACQHPDDFFVQSRRRSVLPERRLSDGRRTPYSRRSSFYSETST; from the coding sequence ATGAGTGTCGGCCCGGAACTGGAGACGCTGGTGGAGtcgcagctcctcggcgaggccaATGGCCCTGGTCAGCACCAGACTGGATTGCAGGATGTCGATTCTGCTGTGGACCTTGAGCCAGCGTCGCCCATgcagcagcgtctcgaccCCCTGCAGCACCCCGGCATGCGCCGCACTTATAGTATGCGCCAGCAGAAGCGGCGCCCGTccaagctcgacgaggagcgcattATCCAGCCGCGCCGCATGAGCCATGATGCAGAGACGATCGAGAAGCCGCTTATGCGTCAGTTTATTGTCGATGTCGAGCCAATGATGCAGCATGTATTGGCGCAAGAAGATACAGACGGCGATAACCATATCAGCATTACCGACAGCGGTCCCAAGTCTgtgtcgctcggcacgctggccAGCAACGGGTACAagagcgtcgaggtgcgcggtACCTATATGCTGTCCAACCTGCTCCAGGAGCTGGCGATTGCCCAGGACCGTGGCGAGAAGCGCGTGATtatcgacgaggcgcgtcttGCCGAGAACCCGATCGAGCGCCTTTCGCGCATGATCCGCGACACGTTCTGGGACAATCtcacgcgccgcatcgaTGCCGATGGACTCGAAAAGATCCTCACCGACACCAAAGGCAACTCATCGAGCAACCAGCAGATCATTTACGTGCCTGCCAAAGAGACGGACATGCTCGAGTACTACCGCCGCactgcgcgcgagcgtccTGCGCTCAagctgcacgtcgaggagctcccTGAAGAGATTACGCCCGAGTACATGCGCAGCTTGAACCCCCGCCCCGGCCTGCTTGCGATCGCGATGCGCCCGCGCCTCGATCCTACGAATGGCCTGATGGACATGCAAGGCATTCCGTTTGTGGTGCCCGGTGCGCGCTTCAACGAGCTGTACAACTGGGACAGCTACTTTATTGCGCTGGGCCTCTTGGAGGACAACCGCATCGAcctcgcgcaaggcgccgtGGAGCACTTTATCTTTGAGATCAAGCACTATGGCAAGATCCTGAACGGCAACCGCTCGTACTATCTACTGCGCTCGCAACCGCCGTTCCTCACCGACTATGCCATTCGAGTCTACGAGAAGAAGAAGGAAGAGCTGAGCAAGAGCACGGCCGAGCCTGCCGCACGCGAGGCCGCGGAGGCGGAGAACGTCGACTttttgcgccgcgcgatcTGCGCCGCGATCAAGGAGTACCACACGGTGTGGATGAACAGCCCCCGCTTCGACCCTGGGACGGGCCTGTCGCGCTATCTCCCCGAAGGTCTTGGCGTTCCCCCCGAGACGGAGCCGACGCACTTCACCAGTGTCCTGCGCCCCTATGCTGAAAAGTACGGGTGCAGTGTGAACGAATTCACACGCAAGTACAACAGCAGTCAAGTGAACGagcccgagctcgacgagtaCTTTAAGCATGatcgcgccgtgcgcgagagTGGGCACGACACGTCCtaccgcctcgagcggcggtGTGCGAACATGGCGACGGTGGATTTGAACGCACTGCTATACAAATACGAGTCCGACATTGCCGTGGTGATCCGCGAAGTGTTTGACGAttgcctcgagctcgaggaagaCTTTGTGCTGCACGGCCCCCTTCCGCCTGCGCTCGGgcagcacgacgagcgccatgcacgcgcgacgccgcagcgcagcgccgaatggctcgcgcgcgcggccttCCGCAAGGAGCAGGTCGACCAGTACTGCTGGAACGAAGGCAGCGGCATGTACTTTGATTATGACCTCGCGCTCAAAGAGCAGAGCCTGTACGAAAGTGTCACGACCTTTTGGACGATGTGGTCCGGCATGGCGTCGCCCGAGCAGGCCGAACGCATGGTGCGCAAGTCGCTGCCCAAGTTTGAGGTGACCGGCGGCCTCGTGCCCGGCACCGAAGAGTCGCGCGGCCCCAtctcgctcgcgcgtcCGAACCGCCAGTGGGACTATCCGTTCGCCTGGCCGCCCCACCAGATCCTCGCGTGGGTCGCCCTGGAAAAGTACGGATACATGgaggatgcgcgccgcctcgcctACCGCTGGCTCTATATGCTTGTCACGGCGTTTGTCGACTTTAACGGCGTGGTGCCCGAAAAGTTTGACGCGGTCGCCCTGTCGCACCTGGTCAACGCCGAGTACGGCAACCAAGGCACCGACTTCCACTTTGTGCCGCGCGAGGGATTCGGCTGGATGAATGCTTCCTTCCAGTTCGGCCTCACCTTTCTCACGAGCCACATGCGCAAGgccgtcgcggcgtgccAGCACCCGGACGATTTCTTTGTGcagtcgcgccgccgctcagTCCTGCCAGAAAGGCGGCTgagcgacggccgccgcacgccgtactcgcgccgctcctcgttCTATAGCGAAACGTCGACTTAG
- a CDS encoding uncharacterized protein (COG:O; COG:T; EggNog:ENOG503P0UE): MEALPERCSSTGRRDAHRIKVISVFGELLATPAIRALAEHDPSAPYYRLLCLFATGTWQDYAANPNIYPALTPQQAAKLRQLTIVSLADARRVLSYSDMESALGLEATTDASTTRILEDLIIDGIYQSLFAGRLDGMAQEFHVDSVTARDVPHTTHDGHDALAPLLAELTAWSQRADDALHTLDERIASLHDDRARSAHQKQSDHDALVHAVADVYASAKSTDEPMDLSRA, encoded by the exons ATGgaggcgctgcccgagcgctgctcgtcgaccgggCGCAGGGATGCGCACCGGATCAAGGT CATTAGCGtctttggcgagctgctcgctACGCCTGCGATccgcgcc CTGGCGGAGCACGACCCGAGTGCGCCTTACTACCGCCTGCTGTGCCTCTTTGCGACAGGCACCTGGCAGGACTATGCTGCTAACCCGAATATATATCCAGCGCTGAcgccgcagcaggccgCCAAGCTGCGGCAGCTCACGATCGTCTCGCTGGCCGacgcccgccgcgtcctcTCGTACAGCGATATGGAGTCTGCGCTGGGCCTTGAGGCGACTACGGACGCGAGCACGACCCGCATCCTCGAGGATCTGATCATTGACGGGATCTACCAGTCGCTCTTTGCCGGCCGCCTGGACGGCATGGCGCAAGAATTCCATGTCGACTCGGtgacggcgcgcgacgtgccgcaTACGACGCACGATGGccacgacgcgcttgcgccgctccttgccgagctgaCTGCATGGTCGCAGCGTGCAGACGATGCGCTtcacacgctcgacgagcgcatcgcatcgctgcacgacgaccgcgcACGTTCCGCCCACCAAAAGCAGTCGGACCACGATGCGCTGGTGCACGCCGTGGCGGACGTCTATGCGAGCGCCAAGAGTACCGATGAGCCCATGGACCTTTC CCGTGCGTAG